In a single window of the Cupriavidus sp. P-10 genome:
- a CDS encoding fimbrial protein: MRRLHCLIACLLLLIVATGPARACTGTGVTSIMNLPANLEIPRDLPVGAIIFDTGWVGTNSAYIQCNPYEAWSYGYATPMTPTGIAGVYETGVPGIGIKIAWSNVIADRPGDINQAMIQNWPRAQLTMPYLNGVYLPPALYRAQFIKTGETSPGVISFQNPTASAVYGGVVAASTFFTSTQINVKTASCRVTNSNIVVKLPTTSAQSLAAVGSTQGATPFTISLVCDANINLHYDIDGPADPANAPGVLANGIGSGMATGVGVQVLQGAAPISLGTVMDAGIRTNSDNQAISIPMTARYYKTSPVVSSGLVNAVATFSMSYQ, encoded by the coding sequence ATGCGCCGATTGCACTGCCTGATTGCCTGCCTCTTACTTCTGATCGTTGCCACCGGCCCTGCCCGCGCCTGCACCGGAACGGGTGTCACCTCGATCATGAACTTGCCCGCAAACCTCGAGATTCCGCGGGACCTGCCGGTGGGCGCCATCATCTTTGACACGGGTTGGGTCGGAACCAACTCCGCCTACATCCAATGCAACCCGTATGAAGCATGGAGCTATGGTTACGCGACGCCGATGACGCCAACCGGGATCGCGGGCGTGTATGAGACCGGCGTTCCCGGAATCGGCATCAAGATTGCCTGGTCCAATGTGATTGCCGACAGGCCGGGCGACATCAACCAGGCCATGATCCAGAACTGGCCGCGCGCCCAGCTGACCATGCCGTACCTGAACGGCGTCTACCTGCCGCCCGCACTCTATCGGGCGCAATTCATCAAGACGGGAGAGACCAGCCCCGGCGTCATCTCGTTCCAGAACCCGACCGCGTCAGCAGTGTATGGCGGAGTCGTTGCAGCCTCGACGTTCTTCACGAGCACGCAAATCAACGTGAAAACCGCCAGTTGCCGCGTGACGAACAGCAATATTGTCGTCAAGCTGCCGACGACCAGCGCGCAGAGCCTCGCCGCGGTCGGATCGACGCAGGGTGCCACGCCGTTCACCATCTCGCTGGTGTGCGACGCGAACATCAACCTCCACTACGACATCGACGGTCCGGCCGATCCCGCCAATGCCCCCGGCGTGCTCGCCAACGGGATCGGCAGCGGAATGGCGACAGGCGTGGGCGTGCAGGTCTTGCAGGGCGCCGCGCCGATCAGCCTTGGCACCGTCATGGACGCCGGCATCAGGACGAACAGCGACAACCAGGCGATCAGCATTCCGATGACTGCGCGGTACTACAAGACCAGCCCCGTGGTATCGAGCGGACTCGTCAATGCCGTTGCGACGTTTTCGATGAGCTACCAGTAG
- the cphA gene encoding cyanophycin synthetase has protein sequence MEVSRIRALRGPNLWCRHTAIEAIVACQDTADMLSALPGFEDRLRARFPEVGPLHPDEEAGEMSLAHVLEMTALRLQAAAGCPVTFSRTAQTVEPGTYQVIVQYSEEEVGRLAFELAEALCLAARDDTPFDLADALHRLRDLDEDVRLGPSTGSIVYAGVARGIPYRRLTQGSMVQFGWGSKQRRIQAAETDRTSAVAESIAQDKELTKSLLHAAGVPVPLGRSVRSAEEAWAAAQEIDAAVVVKPRDGNQGKGVAVRIRTREEVMTAYEVASDISSDVIVERYIPGHDFRLLVVGKQLVAAARRDPPQVTGDGVHTVRELVEEVNRDPRRGEGHATSLTKIRFDDIALAVLAKQNLTADSVPAKGTRVVLRNNANLSTGGSATDVTDDVHPDIAARAVAAAQMVGLDIAGVDAVCETMLKPFEEQAGGIVEVNAAPGLRMHLQPSYGKGRAVGEAIISTMFSDGDDGRIPVVAVSGTNGKTTTVRLITHVMATSGLRMGMTGTDGVYIQGERIDTGDCSGPRSARNVLLHPDVDAAVFETARGGLLREGLAFDRCDVAVVTNVGEGDHLGLSFINSVEDLAVLKSVIVQNVAPHGMAVLNAADPMVVRMADACPGSVTFFAHDPNQPAMATHRAQGKRVVFVDGAEIVASEGDTQVRIALAEIPLTRNGTIGFQVENAMSSIAAAWALGIDWTVIRRGLATFVNDAATAPGRFNVFDYKGAMLIADYGHNPDAIQALCNAVETMPAGRRVVVISGAGDRRDEDIRRQTQILGGVFDEVVLYQDQCQRGRADGEVLALLREGLQGAQRTSQVEEIRGEFVAIDTALSHLKSGDLCLILVDQVEEALGHIAGRIAQG, from the coding sequence ATGGAAGTCTCCCGTATCCGGGCCCTGCGGGGCCCGAACCTGTGGTGCCGCCACACCGCCATTGAAGCCATCGTGGCCTGCCAGGACACCGCCGACATGCTGTCGGCCCTGCCCGGCTTTGAAGACCGGCTGCGCGCCCGATTCCCTGAGGTCGGGCCATTACACCCGGACGAGGAAGCGGGCGAGATGTCGCTGGCCCACGTGCTGGAAATGACGGCGCTGCGCCTGCAGGCCGCGGCCGGCTGCCCGGTCACCTTCAGCCGCACCGCGCAGACGGTGGAGCCCGGCACCTACCAGGTGATCGTGCAATACAGCGAGGAAGAGGTCGGCCGGCTGGCGTTCGAGCTGGCCGAGGCCCTGTGCCTGGCCGCGCGCGACGACACACCGTTCGACCTGGCCGACGCGCTGCACCGTCTGCGCGACCTGGACGAAGACGTGCGGCTGGGGCCCAGCACCGGCTCGATCGTCTACGCCGGCGTGGCGCGCGGCATCCCCTACCGGCGCCTGACGCAGGGCTCGATGGTGCAGTTTGGCTGGGGCAGCAAGCAGCGCCGCATCCAGGCCGCCGAGACCGACCGCACCAGCGCCGTGGCCGAATCGATCGCGCAGGACAAGGAACTGACCAAGAGCCTGCTGCACGCCGCCGGCGTGCCGGTGCCGCTGGGCCGCTCGGTGCGCAGCGCCGAGGAAGCCTGGGCCGCCGCGCAGGAAATCGACGCCGCGGTGGTGGTCAAGCCGCGCGACGGCAACCAGGGCAAGGGCGTGGCCGTGCGCATCCGCACCCGCGAGGAAGTCATGACGGCCTACGAGGTCGCCTCGGACATCAGCTCCGACGTGATCGTCGAGCGCTACATCCCGGGCCACGACTTCCGCCTGCTGGTGGTCGGCAAGCAACTGGTGGCGGCCGCGCGCCGCGACCCGCCGCAAGTCACCGGCGACGGCGTGCACACCGTGCGCGAGCTGGTCGAGGAAGTGAACCGTGACCCGCGCCGCGGCGAAGGCCATGCCACCTCGCTGACCAAGATCCGCTTTGACGATATCGCGCTGGCGGTCCTGGCCAAGCAGAACCTGACCGCCGATTCCGTGCCGGCCAAGGGCACGCGCGTGGTGCTGCGCAACAACGCCAACCTGTCCACCGGCGGCAGCGCCACCGACGTGACCGACGACGTCCACCCGGACATCGCCGCGCGCGCCGTGGCCGCAGCGCAGATGGTGGGCCTGGACATTGCCGGCGTCGACGCGGTGTGCGAGACCATGCTCAAGCCGTTCGAGGAACAGGCCGGCGGCATCGTCGAGGTCAACGCCGCGCCGGGCCTGCGCATGCACCTGCAGCCTTCCTACGGCAAGGGCCGCGCGGTGGGCGAGGCCATCATCTCGACCATGTTCTCCGATGGCGACGATGGCCGTATCCCGGTGGTGGCCGTCTCCGGCACCAACGGCAAGACCACGACCGTGCGCCTGATCACCCATGTCATGGCCACCAGCGGCCTGCGCATGGGCATGACCGGCACCGACGGCGTCTACATCCAGGGCGAGCGCATCGACACCGGCGACTGCAGCGGCCCGCGCAGCGCGCGCAACGTGCTGCTGCACCCCGACGTGGACGCAGCCGTGTTCGAGACCGCGCGCGGCGGCCTGCTGCGCGAGGGCCTGGCCTTCGACCGCTGCGACGTGGCCGTGGTGACCAATGTCGGCGAGGGCGACCATCTGGGCCTGTCGTTCATCAACTCGGTGGAAGACCTGGCCGTGCTCAAGAGCGTGATCGTGCAGAACGTCGCGCCGCACGGCATGGCCGTGCTCAATGCCGCCGACCCGATGGTGGTGCGCATGGCCGACGCCTGTCCCGGCAGCGTGACCTTCTTCGCGCACGATCCCAACCAGCCGGCGATGGCCACGCATCGCGCGCAAGGCAAGCGCGTGGTCTTTGTCGACGGCGCCGAGATCGTGGCGTCGGAGGGCGATACCCAGGTGCGCATCGCGCTGGCGGAGATCCCGCTGACGCGCAACGGCACCATCGGCTTCCAGGTCGAGAACGCGATGTCGTCGATCGCCGCGGCCTGGGCGCTGGGCATCGACTGGACCGTCATCCGCCGCGGCCTGGCCACCTTTGTCAACGACGCCGCGACAGCTCCGGGCCGCTTCAACGTGTTTGACTACAAGGGCGCCATGCTGATCGCCGACTACGGCCACAACCCGGACGCGATCCAGGCGCTGTGCAACGCGGTCGAAACCATGCCGGCCGGCCGCCGCGTGGTCGTGATCAGCGGTGCGGGAGATCGCCGCGACGAGGACATCCGCCGCCAGACGCAGATCCTGGGCGGTGTGTTCGACGAAGTGGTGCTGTACCAGGACCAGTGCCAGCGCGGGCGTGCCGATGGCGAGGTGCTGGCGCTGCTGCGCGAGGGCCTGCAAGGCGCGCAGCGCACCAGCCAGGTCGAGGAAATCCGCGGGGAATTCGTGGCGATCGATACCGCGTTGTCGCACCTGAAGTCGGGCGACCTGTGCCTGATCCTGGTGGACCAGGTGGAAGAGGCGCTGGGGCATATCGCCGGGCGCATCGCGCAGGGCTGA
- the cphA gene encoding cyanophycin synthetase, whose amino-acid sequence MKKKDIEIFDVMSLRGPNMWTYRPVLEAWVDIGELEDFPSNTIPGFYERLSAWLPSLIEHRCSIGERGGFLQRLKEGTWPGHILEHVTLELQNLAGMPGGFGKARETPVRGVYKVIVRAWHEEVTRAALFAARDLVMAAIEDRPFDVPAAVDHLRRLVDEHCLGPSTACIVDAADDRDIPAIRLSDGNLVQLGYGARQRRIWTAETDRTSAIGESISRDKDLTKSLLESCGVPVPEGRMVDSPEDAWGAAENIGVPVVVKPYDGNHGRGVFTNLITREEVETAYAVALEEGSGVIVERFIPGNEHRLLVVGGRMVAAAMGETACVVGDGKSTIDELIELQINSDPRRGSTEDHPLNRVRLDSAARLELKRQGMDGSSVPAEGRTVLIQRNGNVAFDVTDRVHPSVAAHASLAARVVGLDIAGVDLVAEDISRPLAEQRGAIVEVNAGPGLLMHIKPAEGTPRPVGRAIVNHLFPESEQDDCGRIPVVGVTGTNGKTVVARLVARLLQLSGKHTGLACSDGLFLDRRLVQSGDRANWDAGHRILMNRAVEAAVFENDSGSILSEGLVYDRCQVGVVTNFDQPDHLGDYYVEDEDRMYNVLRTQVDVVLKDGAAVLNARDERLVEMAGLCDGDVIFFGLTPELPAIMSHRAAGKRAVYVREGKIVLAVGSKETPLVDVAAVPLTYAGRVAFQVENVLAAVAAGWALGISNDLIRAGVVTFDVGQVDVPGRFTLFERNGATVVIDDAHNAPALEALAAALERFPSERRMVVYGAGVQRRDQDLVRQGKVLGKHFDRVFLCEDRSVKRALPDAEARALLKQGLYEGRRVTKIIDEGARANAIEAALGQLVPGDLLVLQCDEAATAATVDLVHHWMGQPARRA is encoded by the coding sequence ATGAAAAAGAAGGACATTGAGATTTTCGATGTCATGTCGCTGCGCGGCCCGAATATGTGGACATATCGGCCCGTCCTGGAGGCATGGGTCGATATCGGGGAACTGGAGGACTTTCCCTCCAACACGATTCCGGGGTTCTACGAGCGCCTGTCGGCCTGGCTGCCATCGCTGATCGAGCATCGCTGCAGCATCGGCGAGCGCGGCGGCTTCCTGCAGCGCCTGAAGGAAGGCACCTGGCCGGGCCATATCCTGGAACACGTGACGCTTGAGTTGCAGAACCTGGCGGGCATGCCCGGCGGCTTCGGCAAGGCGCGCGAGACCCCGGTGCGCGGCGTGTACAAGGTGATCGTCCGTGCGTGGCACGAGGAAGTCACCCGCGCCGCCCTGTTCGCCGCTCGCGACCTGGTCATGGCCGCGATCGAGGACCGTCCCTTCGACGTCCCCGCCGCCGTGGACCACCTGCGCCGCCTGGTCGACGAACATTGCCTCGGCCCCAGCACCGCGTGCATCGTCGATGCCGCGGACGACCGGGACATCCCCGCCATCCGCCTGTCGGACGGCAACCTGGTCCAGCTGGGCTACGGTGCGCGCCAGCGCCGCATCTGGACCGCCGAGACCGACCGCACCAGCGCCATCGGCGAGAGCATCTCGCGCGACAAGGACCTGACCAAGAGCCTGCTGGAGTCGTGCGGCGTGCCGGTGCCGGAAGGCCGCATGGTTGACTCGCCGGAAGACGCCTGGGGCGCCGCCGAAAACATCGGCGTGCCGGTGGTGGTGAAGCCCTATGACGGCAACCACGGCCGCGGCGTCTTTACCAACCTGATCACCCGCGAGGAAGTCGAGACCGCGTACGCGGTCGCCCTGGAAGAAGGCAGCGGCGTCATTGTCGAGCGCTTCATCCCAGGCAACGAACACCGCCTGCTGGTGGTGGGCGGCCGCATGGTCGCCGCCGCGATGGGCGAGACCGCCTGCGTGGTCGGCGACGGCAAGTCCACCATCGACGAGCTGATCGAACTGCAGATCAATTCCGATCCGCGCCGCGGCAGCACCGAAGACCATCCGCTGAACCGCGTGCGCCTGGATTCCGCCGCGCGCTTGGAGCTGAAGCGCCAGGGCATGGACGGCAGCTCGGTGCCGGCGGAAGGCCGCACCGTGCTGATCCAGCGCAACGGCAACGTCGCCTTCGACGTGACCGACCGCGTTCACCCGAGCGTGGCCGCGCATGCGTCGCTGGCCGCGCGCGTGGTTGGCCTGGATATCGCTGGCGTGGACCTGGTGGCCGAGGACATCTCACGCCCACTGGCCGAACAGCGCGGGGCCATCGTAGAGGTCAACGCCGGCCCCGGCCTGCTGATGCACATCAAGCCGGCCGAAGGCACGCCGCGTCCGGTTGGCCGCGCCATCGTCAACCACCTGTTCCCCGAGTCCGAGCAGGACGACTGCGGCCGCATCCCGGTGGTCGGCGTGACCGGCACCAACGGCAAGACCGTGGTGGCGCGCCTGGTCGCCCGCCTGCTGCAGCTGTCGGGCAAGCATACCGGCCTGGCCTGCAGCGACGGCCTGTTCCTGGACCGGCGCCTGGTGCAGAGCGGCGACCGCGCCAACTGGGACGCCGGCCACCGCATCCTGATGAACCGCGCGGTCGAGGCCGCCGTGTTCGAGAACGACAGCGGCAGCATCCTGTCCGAAGGCCTGGTCTATGACCGTTGCCAGGTCGGCGTGGTCACCAACTTCGACCAGCCCGACCACCTCGGCGACTACTACGTCGAGGACGAGGACCGCATGTACAACGTGCTGCGCACGCAGGTCGACGTGGTGCTCAAGGACGGCGCCGCCGTGCTGAACGCACGCGACGAACGCCTGGTCGAGATGGCCGGGTTGTGCGACGGCGACGTGATCTTCTTTGGCCTGACGCCCGAATTGCCCGCGATCATGTCGCACCGCGCCGCAGGCAAGCGCGCCGTGTATGTGCGCGAAGGCAAGATCGTGCTGGCGGTCGGCAGCAAGGAAACGCCGCTGGTCGACGTGGCCGCGGTGCCGCTGACCTACGCCGGCCGCGTGGCGTTCCAGGTAGAGAACGTGCTGGCGGCCGTGGCCGCGGGCTGGGCGCTGGGCATCTCCAACGACCTGATCCGCGCCGGCGTGGTGACCTTCGACGTCGGCCAGGTCGACGTGCCGGGCCGCTTCACGTTGTTCGAGCGCAACGGTGCCACCGTGGTCATCGACGACGCCCACAACGCCCCCGCGCTGGAAGCGCTGGCGGCCGCGCTGGAGCGCTTCCCGTCCGAGCGTCGCATGGTGGTCTACGGTGCCGGCGTGCAGCGCCGCGACCAGGACCTGGTGCGCCAGGGCAAGGTGCTGGGCAAGCATTTCGACCGCGTCTTCCTGTGCGAAGATCGCAGCGTCAAGCGCGCCCTGCCCGATGCCGAGGCACGCGCGCTGCTCAAGCAAGGCCTGTATGAAGGCCGCCGCGTGACCAAGATCATCGACGAAGGCGCACGCGCCAATGCTATCGAGGCAGCGCTTGGCCAGTTGGTGCCAGGCGACCTGCTGGTACTGCAGTGCGACGAGGCCGCCACCGCTGCCACCGTCGACCTGGTGCACCACTGGATGGGCCAGCCTGCGCGCCGCGCCTGA
- a CDS encoding cyanophycin metabolism-associated ABC transporter, translating to MTQSSLPALNTPASDEPWRAESGTWLRSGENVLAGLMLDLDARLHFTQGWLVVTDQRIVARAPGEKNVREWSISPELRLSHTDHAGVGTLELAGPGGRLASWRYTLGYNPAALRLADQFETRRDATSAAQVGEQGEVACPTCKAPLPPDEEECPQCNRELETPPSTWALLRLWRFAQPYRWQLLAGFMLTLFSTGATLVPPYLTMPLMDKVLIPYQNGVPIDYNLVRMYLGGLLGAALVAWSLGWARTYLLARVSERIGADLRTTTYEHLLKLSLEYFGGKRTGDLMARIGSESDRICVFLSLHLLDFATDVLMIVMTAVILVSINPWLALVTLVPLPFIAWMIHLVRDRLRHGFEKIDRIWSEITNVLADTIPGIRVVKAFAQEKREVTRFHEANKHNLAINDRVNAVWSLFTPTVTLLTEIGLLIVWVFGIWQVSHSAITVGVLVAFLTYISRFYTRLDSMSRIVSVTQKAAAGAKRIFDILDHVSSVPEPVRPAKLDKVEGAIDMRDLGFRYGNRAVIRGLDLSIAPGEMIGLVGHSGSGKSTLVNLICRFYDVSEGAIRVDGVDIRSLPVSEYRRHIGLVLQEPFLFFGTIADNIAYGKPDATREEIIAAARAAHAHEFILRLPHGYDSLVGERGQALSGGERQRISIARALLINPRILIMDEATSSVDTQTEKEIQKALDNLVQGRTTIAIAHRLSTLRKADRLVVMDRGKIVEVGSHDELLLREGAYYKLYQAQARNVDTEDDDEREAVTELPEVANAH from the coding sequence ATGACCCAGTCCTCCCTGCCTGCCCTCAACACCCCCGCCTCCGACGAGCCGTGGCGTGCCGAATCCGGAACGTGGCTCCGTTCCGGCGAGAACGTCCTGGCCGGACTGATGCTGGACCTCGACGCGAGGCTGCATTTTACCCAAGGGTGGCTGGTTGTGACGGACCAGCGCATCGTCGCCCGGGCGCCGGGTGAAAAAAATGTGCGCGAATGGAGCATCTCGCCCGAACTGCGCCTGTCCCATACCGATCATGCGGGGGTTGGCACCCTCGAACTGGCCGGCCCCGGGGGGCGGCTGGCCAGCTGGCGATATACGCTTGGTTACAATCCTGCCGCGCTGCGGCTGGCCGACCAGTTCGAAACGCGCCGCGACGCAACCTCGGCGGCTCAGGTAGGCGAGCAGGGCGAAGTGGCTTGCCCGACCTGCAAGGCACCGCTGCCGCCAGATGAGGAAGAGTGCCCGCAATGCAACCGCGAGCTGGAAACGCCGCCGTCGACCTGGGCGCTGCTGCGCCTGTGGCGCTTTGCCCAGCCTTACCGCTGGCAACTGCTGGCCGGCTTCATGCTGACGCTGTTTTCCACCGGCGCCACGCTGGTACCGCCGTACCTGACCATGCCGCTGATGGACAAGGTGCTGATTCCGTACCAGAACGGCGTGCCGATCGACTACAACCTGGTGCGCATGTACCTGGGCGGCCTGCTCGGCGCCGCGCTCGTGGCGTGGAGCCTGGGATGGGCGCGCACCTATCTGCTGGCGCGTGTATCCGAGCGCATCGGTGCCGATCTGCGCACAACGACCTATGAACATCTGCTGAAGCTGTCGCTGGAATATTTTGGCGGCAAGCGCACCGGCGACCTGATGGCCCGCATCGGCTCGGAAAGCGACCGCATCTGCGTGTTTCTTTCCCTGCACTTGCTGGACTTCGCCACCGACGTGCTGATGATCGTGATGACGGCGGTGATCCTGGTCTCGATCAACCCCTGGCTGGCGCTGGTCACGCTGGTGCCGCTCCCGTTCATCGCCTGGATGATCCATCTGGTGCGCGACCGCCTGCGCCACGGCTTTGAGAAGATCGACCGCATCTGGTCTGAGATCACCAACGTGCTCGCCGACACCATCCCCGGCATCCGCGTGGTCAAGGCTTTTGCCCAGGAGAAGCGGGAGGTGACGCGCTTTCACGAGGCCAACAAGCACAACCTGGCGATCAATGACCGCGTCAACGCGGTGTGGTCGCTGTTCACGCCGACGGTGACGCTGCTGACCGAGATCGGGCTGCTGATCGTGTGGGTGTTCGGCATCTGGCAGGTGTCGCACAGCGCCATCACGGTGGGCGTGCTGGTTGCCTTCCTGACCTATATCAGCCGCTTCTATACGCGCCTCGATTCGATGAGCCGCATCGTTTCCGTGACGCAGAAGGCCGCGGCGGGCGCCAAGCGGATCTTCGACATCCTTGACCATGTCTCGAGCGTGCCCGAGCCGGTGCGTCCGGCGAAGCTCGACAAGGTCGAAGGCGCCATCGACATGCGCGACCTCGGCTTCCGCTATGGCAACCGGGCGGTGATCCGCGGGCTGGACCTGTCGATCGCCCCGGGCGAGATGATCGGCCTGGTCGGACACAGCGGCTCGGGCAAGAGCACGCTGGTCAACCTGATCTGCCGCTTCTACGATGTTTCCGAAGGGGCGATCCGTGTCGACGGCGTCGATATCCGCTCGCTGCCGGTGTCCGAGTACCGCCGCCATATCGGCCTGGTGCTGCAGGAGCCGTTCCTGTTCTTCGGCACCATCGCCGACAACATCGCCTACGGCAAGCCGGATGCCACGCGCGAGGAGATCATCGCTGCCGCGCGCGCGGCGCATGCGCACGAGTTCATCCTGCGCCTGCCGCACGGCTACGACTCGCTGGTAGGGGAGCGCGGCCAGGCCTTGTCGGGCGGCGAGCGCCAGCGCATCTCGATCGCGCGTGCGCTGCTGATCAACCCGCGCATCCTGATCATGGACGAGGCCACGTCATCGGTCGACACGCAGACTGAGAAGGAAATCCAGAAGGCGCTCGACAACCTGGTGCAGGGCCGTACCACCATCGCCATCGCACACCGGCTGTCGACGCTGCGCAAGGCCGATCGCCTGGTGGTGATGGACCGCGGCAAGATCGTCGAAGTCGGCAGCCACGACGAACTGCTGCTGCGCGAGGGCGCGTACTACAAGCTCTACCAGGCGCAGGCGCGCAACGTCGATACCGAGGATGACGACGAGCGTGAAGCCGTGACCGAACTGCCGGAGGTGGCCAATGCCCACTGA
- a CDS encoding fimbrial protein, translated as MPFLQTMNNMAVAANLPVGSAIPGTIRNYTFSGNCTVTWPSVVAGAQIISCYYGSGTEVMPGVYSTGVAGIGIRLRNAAGQPMTNASGVKCDTRSANLGTLNADMTYSISVSVEFVKTGTISAGNLDPAQTRFGFGVYQGSTAGALGGGDVNYIGFSGSASPREIACNVNYPAVVTLPNVSASTLANQGAAGNTPFTIQLTCSGAAIVGLTLDGAGGTPVQSAPNGILGIANAGMSGMASGAGVQIVNATGSEPVPLQVRNAMGNIAANVPSTYRFGARYVSLGGAPSPGSVSSAMIFTLDYQ; from the coding sequence ATGCCTTTTCTGCAGACCATGAACAATATGGCGGTGGCGGCCAACCTGCCGGTCGGAAGCGCCATCCCCGGCACCATCCGCAATTACACTTTCAGTGGCAATTGCACGGTGACCTGGCCGTCCGTGGTTGCCGGCGCACAGATCATTTCCTGCTATTACGGTTCGGGCACTGAAGTGATGCCCGGCGTCTACTCCACCGGCGTAGCCGGCATCGGCATCCGGCTACGCAATGCCGCGGGACAGCCGATGACAAATGCCTCGGGGGTCAAATGCGATACGCGCTCGGCCAACCTGGGCACGCTCAACGCGGACATGACCTATTCCATATCGGTTTCGGTGGAATTCGTGAAGACTGGGACCATCTCCGCGGGAAATCTCGATCCGGCACAGACTCGCTTCGGCTTTGGTGTCTACCAGGGCTCGACGGCAGGCGCGCTTGGCGGCGGCGACGTCAACTACATCGGCTTCTCGGGCAGTGCCTCGCCGCGCGAGATTGCCTGCAATGTCAATTACCCCGCCGTGGTGACATTGCCCAATGTCAGTGCCAGCACGCTGGCTAACCAAGGAGCCGCCGGTAACACGCCCTTCACGATCCAGCTGACCTGCAGCGGCGCTGCCATCGTGGGCCTGACGCTGGACGGCGCGGGTGGCACGCCCGTGCAATCGGCACCGAATGGCATCCTTGGCATCGCTAACGCCGGTATGAGCGGCATGGCCAGCGGTGCCGGCGTGCAGATCGTCAACGCCACCGGCAGCGAACCCGTGCCGCTGCAAGTACGCAATGCCATGGGCAACATTGCCGCCAATGTGCCTTCCACCTACCGCTTCGGTGCGCGCTATGTCTCGCTGGGGGGCGCGCCTTCGCCTGGCAGCGTATCGAGCGCCATGATATTTACGCTGGACTACCAGTAA
- a CDS encoding cyanophycin metabolism-associated DUF1854 family protein — protein MPTDMTLADINAAASATFTLSRNAFGRLTLIHGDGTVYEGVVPVRAFPISAPQGGIGMMSADGHEVVWIPRLEALPAAERGMIEEELASREFMPEIERIVEVSTFATPSVWTVQTDRGQTSLVLRGEEAIRRLSGNTLMVSDSHGIHYLIRDLMALDKHSRKLLDRFL, from the coding sequence ATGCCCACTGACATGACTTTGGCTGACATCAATGCCGCAGCCAGCGCGACCTTCACGCTGTCGCGCAATGCATTCGGCCGCCTGACGCTGATCCATGGCGACGGCACGGTTTATGAAGGGGTGGTGCCGGTACGGGCCTTCCCGATTTCCGCGCCGCAAGGCGGTATCGGCATGATGAGCGCCGACGGGCATGAGGTGGTATGGATTCCGCGGCTTGAAGCCCTGCCTGCCGCCGAGCGCGGCATGATCGAGGAAGAACTCGCGTCGCGCGAATTCATGCCGGAGATCGAGCGCATCGTCGAGGTATCGACGTTTGCCACGCCGAGCGTGTGGACCGTGCAGACCGATCGCGGGCAGACCTCGCTCGTGCTGCGTGGGGAAGAGGCAATCCGGCGCCTGTCCGGCAACACGCTGATGGTGTCGGACAGCCATGGGATCCACTACCTGATCCGGGACCTGATGGCGCTCGACAAGCACAGCCGCAAGCTGCTTGACAGGTTCCTCTGA
- a CDS encoding amino acid ABC transporter permease, protein MSALQLVIDSLPVLLQGTLLTIKFALWSMLFGLVLGTVVALMGISHSRTLKAAARTYVSIMRGTPLLVQIFVVYYGLPGIGIALEPTPAGVLTLSLNVGAYLSESMRGAILGVARGQWLAAYSLGLTPAQALRFVVGPQALRLAVPSLSNSLISLIKDTSLVSVITVTELLRTAQEVIAATYQPLPLYLAVAAIYWVLSTGLSGLQHMLERKLSLPGRH, encoded by the coding sequence ATGTCCGCTCTCCAGCTCGTCATCGATTCCCTGCCCGTGCTGCTGCAGGGCACGCTGCTGACCATCAAGTTCGCACTGTGGTCGATGCTGTTCGGGCTGGTGCTCGGCACCGTGGTCGCGCTGATGGGCATCAGCCACAGCCGCACGCTCAAGGCGGCGGCGCGCACCTACGTCAGCATCATGCGCGGCACGCCGCTGCTGGTGCAGATCTTTGTCGTCTACTACGGGCTGCCGGGCATCGGCATCGCGCTGGAACCCACGCCGGCCGGCGTGCTGACGCTGAGCCTGAATGTCGGGGCCTACCTGTCGGAAAGCATGCGCGGCGCCATCCTCGGCGTGGCGCGCGGCCAGTGGCTGGCGGCTTACAGCCTGGGGCTGACGCCAGCGCAGGCGCTGCGCTTCGTGGTGGGCCCGCAGGCGCTGCGGCTGGCGGTGCCGAGCCTGTCGAACAGCCTGATCAGCCTGATCAAGGATACGTCGCTGGTGTCGGTGATTACCGTGACCGAGTTGTTGCGCACCGCGCAGGAGGTGATCGCGGCGACGTACCAGCCGTTGCCGCTGTACCTGGCGGTGGCAGCGATCTACTGGGTGTTGAGCACGGGGTTGTCAGGGCTGCAGCATATGCTGGAGCGCAAGCTGTCGCTGCCGGGCAGGCACTGA